A window of archaeon BMS3Bbin15 contains these coding sequences:
- a CDS encoding prenyltransferase, which translates to MGRPEVPVLLTLTGYLYSKGVRIKNRSFRLKSGYGIKNAVMGFSWSFSIAYSLKTFNPVILIFYFLKLFMNSTIFDLKDKDKDNIKTIPKLLDENIKILLTALNITAHFIAFLKFGLNTILITSFVLSQVAVLNKKEKNSRSIIASEPSISVFLYLFLWNFLLHN; encoded by the coding sequence ATGGGAAGACCCGAAGTCCCTGTCCTTCTTACACTAACAGGTTATCTCTACTCAAAAGGAGTGAGAATTAAGAATAGAAGCTTCAGACTTAAATCTGGCTACGGAATAAAAAATGCAGTTATGGGTTTTTCCTGGAGTTTTTCAATAGCATATTCCTTAAAAACATTCAATCCAGTTATTTTAATTTTTTACTTTCTTAAACTTTTCATGAACTCTACTATTTTCGATTTAAAGGATAAAGATAAAGATAACATAAAAACAATTCCAAAATTATTAGATGAAAATATAAAAATCCTGCTTACTGCCTTAAATATAACTGCACATTTTATAGCATTTTTAAAATTTGGATTAAACACTATTTTAATCACAAGTTTTGTATTGAGTCAGGTAGCTGTTCTAAATAAAAAAGAAAAAAATTCTAGAAGTATCATAGCCTCTGAGCCATCTATTTCAGTTTTCCTATATCTATTTTTGTGGAATTTTCTCTTACATAATTAA
- a CDS encoding cytochrome c codes for MKIKTSNKVKRKVIFVLLGSILVLGILAAGCTQKAPQKKATTTTTTPPASNVTKPVNKSVTKPVTKPVSEIPSAYAGKTNPYLGNQNAIAAGKKIYLASCVGCHGKTGATQPEADFSSAGWWSSKTDAYLLWKVSDGVTAEGMPSWNSTYKEDEIWDVLAYAKTLSK; via the coding sequence GTGAAAATAAAAACAAGTAATAAAGTGAAAAGAAAAGTGATTTTTGTTTTATTGGGGTCTATTTTAGTTTTAGGCATATTGGCGGCAGGATGCACCCAGAAAGCTCCTCAGAAAAAAGCAACAACAACCACAACAACTCCACCAGCTTCAAATGTAACCAAGCCCGTAAATAAGTCTGTGACCAAGCCTGTAACTAAACCGGTTTCAGAGATTCCTTCAGCGTACGCAGGTAAAACAAATCCCTACTTGGGAAATCAGAATGCAATAGCAGCGGGGAAGAAGATATATCTGGCAAGCTGTGTAGGCTGTCATGGGAAAACAGGAGCAACACAACCTGAAGCTGATTTCAGCAGTGCCGGGTGGTGGAGCTCCAAGACAGATGCTTACCTCCTGTGGAAGGTTAGTGACGGAGTAACAGCGGAAGGTATGCCCAGCTGGAACAGTACATACAAAGAGGATGAAATCTGGGATGTTCTGGCCTACGCTAAAACATTGTCAAAGTAA
- a CDS encoding cytochrome c gives MKKGETIIVALVITLLLLGIYNFVFAPRFYGGFMGIMGGGVNGGMMSGGGTTGAQGYQTAASEHQFKSNGERIYYTGVDQNGQRIIPTGGPMWLSMHGGSCVSCHGPDGKGSKQIMGCSSDTVAPNIQYSVLTGPEMAEEHPPYNDTTIKRAITKGIDPGGDKLEPCMPRWQMSQKDLNDVVAYLKVLGNKSK, from the coding sequence ATGAAAAAAGGCGAAACGATTATTGTAGCACTGGTAATTACATTGCTACTGCTCGGGATATATAATTTCGTTTTTGCACCCCGCTTTTATGGAGGTTTTATGGGTATAATGGGCGGGGGTGTAAATGGTGGCATGATGAGTGGTGGAGGCACGACAGGTGCACAGGGCTATCAGACGGCAGCGTCTGAACATCAGTTTAAATCCAATGGTGAGAGGATTTATTACACTGGTGTAGACCAGAATGGACAGAGAATTATTCCAACGGGTGGACCTATGTGGCTTTCAATGCACGGAGGAAGCTGTGTAAGCTGCCATGGGCCTGATGGTAAAGGAAGTAAGCAAATTATGGGGTGCTCCAGTGATACAGTTGCTCCAAATATCCAGTATTCTGTTCTCACTGGCCCTGAAATGGCAGAGGAACACCCACCATATAATGATACAACAATAAAGAGGGCAATAACGAAGGGAATAGACCCTGGCGGTGATAAGCTGGAGCCCTGTATGCCGCGATGGCAGATGTCTCAGAAAGACCTCAATGATGTTGTTGCATACCTTAAGGTTCTTGGAAATAAAAGCAAATAA